In Polynucleobacter sp. AP-Ainpum-60-G11, one DNA window encodes the following:
- the infB gene encoding translation initiation factor IF-2, translating into MATTVKVLAKELKRTAPDLLEQLKAAGIEKGSEDDSITEKDKTVLLEHLQKEHGSADTGSRKKITLIKRENSEIRQADSAGRTRTVQVEVRKKRVLVKAGDKAPQEAPAPAAKEVASAAPAKPILSAEELEKRAAEATRQAELLARQEAEMKAAEDARQKEADAVAAASVAEPVVEKAAKSDDDGVAAAAKAADKKAQADKAAKEIADANKAQLADITKRRAAAEAEALAIRDMMSTPARVLKAPSEIAAEEAKKGTLHKPAKAEGADDKKKAVAKVGGKTIKSAETSSTWQEEGAKKPGGLKTRGDSSGGVGGWRSGGGRRKQRQIAEANVDTNFQVPTEPVVRDVHVPETITVAELAHAMAVKSAEVIKLLMGMGQMVTINQILDQDTAMIIVEEMGHTAHAAKLDDPDLDLGIAGHDAELLPRPPVVTVMGHVDHGKTSLLDKIRAAKVATGEAGGITQHIGAYHVETPRGMITFLDTPGHEAFTAMRARGAKATDIVILVVAADDGVMPQTKEAIAHAVAGGVPIVVAINKIDKPEANLERVKTELVAEQVVPEEYGGDVPFIGVSAKTGDGIDALLENVLLQAEILELKAAKDAPAQGLVIEARLDKGRGPVATILVQSGTLKRGDMLLAGSTYGRVRAMLDENGKPCNEAGPSIPVEIQGLSEVPAAGESVQVVPDERKAREIALFRQGKFRDVKLAKQQAFKLETMMENMEEGAIEAKLLPLIIKADVQGSQEALSQSLQKLSTAEVKVQIVHAAVGGITETDVNLAVASKAVIIGFNSRADGAARKLAENNGVDIRYHNIIYDAVDEVKAALSGMLTPDKKEEITGMVEIRQVFLVSKVGAIAGCLVLDGIIKRNSSVRLLRDNVVIWTGELDSLKRFKDDAKDVRAGVECGLSLKGYNDIKEGDQLEVFEVTEVARTL; encoded by the coding sequence ATGGCAACAACAGTAAAAGTACTCGCTAAAGAATTGAAACGTACTGCGCCTGACCTTCTGGAGCAATTGAAGGCGGCCGGTATTGAAAAAGGTTCTGAGGACGACAGCATCACTGAGAAGGACAAGACTGTCCTGCTCGAGCATTTGCAAAAAGAACATGGCAGTGCGGATACGGGTAGTCGTAAAAAGATTACTTTAATCAAGCGCGAAAACTCTGAGATTCGTCAGGCAGACTCTGCCGGACGCACTCGTACCGTTCAGGTTGAGGTTCGCAAAAAGCGCGTGCTAGTTAAAGCAGGGGACAAAGCTCCTCAAGAAGCTCCAGCTCCGGCGGCCAAAGAGGTTGCATCTGCGGCGCCTGCAAAACCAATCCTTTCTGCTGAAGAGTTAGAGAAACGCGCAGCTGAGGCGACTCGTCAAGCCGAGTTATTGGCTCGTCAAGAAGCGGAAATGAAAGCGGCGGAAGATGCTCGCCAAAAAGAAGCTGATGCTGTTGCTGCTGCAAGTGTGGCTGAGCCGGTTGTCGAAAAAGCCGCCAAGTCAGATGATGATGGTGTTGCTGCAGCCGCAAAAGCTGCCGACAAGAAAGCTCAAGCTGATAAGGCTGCCAAAGAGATTGCGGATGCCAATAAGGCACAGTTAGCAGATATTACTAAGCGACGTGCCGCTGCTGAAGCTGAAGCTTTAGCGATTCGCGACATGATGAGTACCCCAGCGCGTGTACTCAAGGCACCAAGTGAAATAGCTGCTGAAGAAGCTAAAAAGGGTACCTTACATAAGCCAGCTAAGGCTGAAGGTGCTGATGATAAGAAAAAAGCGGTTGCTAAGGTTGGTGGTAAGACAATTAAGTCTGCAGAGACTTCATCTACTTGGCAAGAAGAAGGTGCCAAGAAGCCTGGTGGCCTCAAGACTCGTGGTGACAGCTCTGGAGGTGTAGGTGGTTGGCGTTCTGGCGGTGGCAGAAGAAAGCAACGTCAAATTGCAGAAGCCAACGTCGATACCAACTTCCAAGTTCCAACAGAACCGGTTGTACGTGATGTTCATGTTCCTGAAACTATTACTGTTGCTGAGTTAGCTCATGCAATGGCCGTGAAGAGTGCAGAAGTAATTAAGCTCTTGATGGGTATGGGTCAGATGGTAACGATCAATCAGATCTTAGATCAAGATACTGCCATGATCATCGTAGAAGAGATGGGCCATACAGCCCATGCCGCTAAGTTAGATGATCCAGATTTAGATCTCGGTATTGCTGGTCACGATGCGGAATTATTGCCACGTCCACCAGTTGTTACGGTGATGGGTCACGTTGACCACGGTAAAACATCTTTGCTCGATAAGATTCGTGCGGCTAAGGTTGCTACTGGCGAAGCCGGTGGTATTACTCAGCACATCGGCGCTTATCACGTTGAAACACCACGCGGCATGATTACCTTCCTTGATACTCCGGGTCACGAAGCCTTTACGGCAATGCGTGCTCGCGGTGCTAAGGCAACGGATATCGTGATCTTGGTAGTTGCAGCTGATGATGGTGTGATGCCGCAAACAAAAGAAGCGATTGCACACGCAGTAGCTGGTGGCGTACCAATTGTTGTGGCTATTAATAAGATTGATAAGCCAGAAGCGAACTTAGAGCGCGTTAAAACTGAGTTGGTTGCTGAGCAAGTCGTTCCAGAAGAGTACGGCGGCGATGTGCCATTCATTGGTGTGTCTGCTAAAACAGGTGACGGCATTGATGCCTTGCTTGAGAACGTACTCTTGCAAGCTGAAATTTTGGAGCTTAAGGCAGCGAAAGACGCTCCTGCGCAAGGTCTCGTTATTGAGGCGCGCTTGGACAAAGGTCGTGGTCCAGTTGCTACTATTTTGGTTCAGTCCGGAACGCTCAAGCGTGGTGATATGTTGTTGGCTGGTTCAACCTACGGACGCGTTCGTGCGATGTTGGATGAAAATGGCAAGCCATGTAACGAAGCTGGCCCATCTATCCCTGTGGAGATTCAAGGTTTATCTGAAGTTCCTGCAGCTGGTGAATCAGTTCAAGTGGTGCCTGATGAGCGTAAAGCCCGTGAGATCGCACTTTTCCGTCAAGGTAAGTTCCGTGATGTGAAGCTGGCTAAACAACAAGCATTCAAACTCGAAACCATGATGGAAAACATGGAAGAGGGTGCGATTGAGGCGAAGTTGTTGCCACTGATCATTAAGGCGGACGTTCAAGGCTCTCAAGAAGCTTTGTCACAGTCATTGCAAAAACTATCTACTGCTGAAGTCAAGGTGCAAATCGTTCATGCGGCCGTGGGTGGCATTACCGAGACTGACGTTAACTTAGCAGTGGCTTCTAAAGCAGTCATCATCGGCTTTAACTCACGTGCAGATGGTGCAGCGCGTAAGTTGGCCGAGAACAATGGTGTAGATATTCGTTATCACAACATTATTTATGACGCGGTTGATGAAGTGAAGGCGGCCTTAAGTGGTATGTTGACACCAGATAAGAAAGAAGAAATCACCGGCATGGTGGAGATTCGTCAAGTCTTCTTGGTATCTAAAGTTGGCGCTATTGCAGGTTGCTTGGTGCTCGACGGCATCATTAAGCGTAACTCTAGTGTTCGCCTCTTGCGTGACAACGTAGTGATCTGGACTGGTGAGTTGGACTCTCTCAAGCGCTTTAAAGATGACGCAAAAGATGTGCGCGCCGGTGTTGAGTGCGGCCTGTCATTAAAAGGCTACAACGACATCAAAGAAGGCGATCAACTCGAAGTCTTTGAAGTGACTGAAGTTGCCCGCACACTCTAA
- the rbfA gene encoding 30S ribosome-binding factor RbfA: MHKTSPHRNQRLADQIQRDLAELIPRELRSPSLGLITLQSIELTPDLAHAKVFFTVLGAEPEVALKALQDKAGYLHSLLFKRLHIHTVPTLHFHYDSSVEHGIEMSRLIDQAVDSDRKDENA; this comes from the coding sequence ATGCATAAAACTAGCCCTCATCGTAACCAGCGTCTCGCCGATCAAATTCAGCGAGACCTGGCCGAGCTGATTCCTCGCGAATTACGTAGCCCAAGCCTAGGTTTGATTACTTTACAAAGTATTGAACTCACACCAGATTTGGCGCACGCAAAAGTTTTCTTTACTGTTTTGGGTGCTGAGCCTGAGGTAGCCTTGAAAGCGCTGCAAGATAAGGCGGGCTATTTGCATTCTTTATTGTTCAAGCGTTTGCATATTCATACTGTGCCAACCTTGCACTTCCACTACGACAGTTCTGTTGAGCATGGCATTGAGATGTCGCGCTTAATTGATCAAGCGGTGGATAGCGATCGCAAAGACGAGAACGCGTAA
- the truB gene encoding tRNA pseudouridine(55) synthase TruB — translation MSVRIDGVVLLDKPAGMSSQGAVTAVKRAFNAEKAGHTGTLDPMATGLLPICLGEATKYSQDLLEADKTYIAQVKFGQRTDTGDAEGLVIEELPLPVFADEATIKVALNALLPAFTGPISQVPPMYSALKRDGKPLYEYARAGVELERAPRDITIHAIRWTNVNWPEATLEVSCSKGTYIRVLAEDIGKALGCGAHLVGLRRTEVGHLTLEQSFTIESIQNSSQDSSSYILPVDALLQTLPHLTVDEQQAKRLEMGQRVPLNIPSIEALVRIYRATAAPHNFIGTGDWRSGVLHPKRLISSAH, via the coding sequence ATGTCTGTACGTATCGACGGCGTTGTCTTGCTTGATAAACCTGCTGGAATGAGCTCACAAGGCGCAGTCACTGCCGTGAAGCGCGCCTTCAATGCAGAGAAAGCAGGGCATACCGGCACCCTAGATCCCATGGCTACTGGCTTACTTCCCATTTGTTTGGGCGAGGCTACTAAGTACTCCCAGGATTTATTGGAGGCTGATAAAACCTATATCGCTCAAGTGAAATTCGGTCAGCGTACCGATACTGGTGATGCTGAAGGCTTAGTCATTGAAGAACTACCTTTACCTGTATTTGCTGATGAAGCAACTATCAAAGTTGCATTAAACGCTTTATTGCCGGCATTTACTGGTCCGATTAGCCAGGTGCCTCCAATGTATTCTGCGCTGAAGCGCGATGGCAAGCCTTTATATGAATACGCTCGCGCTGGTGTTGAATTAGAGCGTGCTCCACGAGATATTACGATTCATGCAATTCGTTGGACTAATGTTAATTGGCCTGAAGCCACTTTAGAAGTGAGCTGCAGCAAAGGTACCTACATTCGCGTGTTAGCAGAAGATATTGGTAAGGCATTAGGATGCGGTGCACATTTAGTTGGCTTGCGCCGTACCGAAGTAGGGCACCTCACTTTAGAGCAATCTTTCACAATCGAATCTATTCAAAATAGCTCGCAAGATAGCTCTAGTTACATCTTGCCGGTCGATGCCCTCTTGCAAACACTGCCCCACTTAACCGTGGATGAGCAACAGGCTAAACGTTTAGAAATGGGTCAACGAGTCCCGCTTAATATACCTTCTATAGAGGCGCTGGTGCGCATCTATCGCGCAACTGCTGCTCCACATAACTTTATTGGTACTGGTGATTGGCGCTCTGGGGTGTTGCATCCTAAGCGCCTGATTTCTTCGGCACATTAA